A part of Thiomicrorhabdus sediminis genomic DNA contains:
- the rplL gene encoding 50S ribosomal protein L7/L12, translating into MSVSKDDILEAVANMSVMEVVELVEAMEEKFGVSAAAMVAAGPAGDAGAGAEEKTEFDVILTGAGDNKVAAIKAVRGATGLGLKEAKEAVESAPFTLKEGVSKEEAEAMANDLKEAGIEVEVK; encoded by the coding sequence ATGTCTGTATCAAAAGATGATATTTTAGAAGCAGTTGCCAACATGTCTGTAATGGAAGTTGTAGAACTTGTTGAAGCAATGGAAGAGAAATTTGGTGTATCTGCTGCCGCTATGGTTGCTGCTGGTCCTGCTGGTGACGCTGGTGCGGGCGCAGAAGAGAAGACTGAATTTGACGTTATCCTAACTGGCGCTGGCGACAACAAGGTTGCAGCGATCAAAGCAGTTCGTGGTGCGACAGGTCTTGGTCTTAAGGAAGCTAAAGAAGCAGTTGAAAGCGCTCCATTCACACTTAAAGAAGGTGTGTCTAAGGAAGAAGCTGAAGCTATGGCTAACGACCTTAAAGAAGCTGGTATCGAAGTCGAAGTTAAGTAA
- the rplA gene encoding 50S ribosomal protein L1 produces the protein MAKLTKKQKLFAEKVNRDASYDIVEGLNLVKELATAKFVESVDVSVRLGIDPRKSDQVVRGATVMPNGTGKDVRVAVFTGEANQAAAKEAGAEFVGMEDLADEIKKGMMDFDVVIASPDAMRVVGMLGQVLGPRGLMPNPKTGTVTPDVVGAINNAKAGQVRFRADKAGIIHASIGTVAFEADKLKENLNALMEDLNKAKPASAKGTYVKKVTISSTMGPGLVVDQSSL, from the coding sequence ATGGCAAAGTTGACTAAAAAACAAAAGCTTTTCGCTGAAAAAGTAAACCGTGATGCATCTTATGACATCGTTGAAGGTCTAAACCTGGTTAAAGAGTTAGCGACTGCTAAGTTCGTAGAATCAGTTGATGTTTCAGTTCGTCTAGGTATCGATCCTCGTAAATCTGATCAGGTTGTACGTGGCGCGACTGTAATGCCTAACGGTACTGGTAAAGACGTTCGCGTAGCAGTATTTACAGGTGAAGCTAACCAGGCTGCTGCGAAAGAAGCGGGTGCTGAATTCGTAGGTATGGAAGACCTGGCTGACGAAATCAAGAAAGGTATGATGGATTTCGACGTAGTAATCGCTTCTCCAGACGCTATGCGCGTTGTTGGTATGCTGGGTCAGGTTCTAGGTCCGCGTGGTCTTATGCCTAACCCTAAGACTGGTACTGTAACACCTGATGTTGTTGGTGCTATCAATAACGCTAAAGCTGGTCAGGTTCGTTTCCGTGCAGATAAAGCGGGTATCATCCACGCTTCTATCGGTACTGTTGCTTTCGAAGCAGACAAGCTGAAAGAAAACTTAAATGCCTTAATGGAAGACCTAAACAAAGCGAAGCCTGCTTCAGCTAAAGGTACTTACGTTAAGAAAGTGACTATCTCATCTACAATGGGTCCAGGCCTAGTAGTTGATCAGTCATCACTATAA
- the rpoC gene encoding DNA-directed RNA polymerase subunit beta', giving the protein MKDLLGFLKKQNVSSDFDAIKVSLASPEKIRSWSYGEVKKPETINYRTFKPERDGLFCAKIFGPIRDFECLCGKYKRLKHRGVICEKCGVEVTQSKVRRERMGHIDLATSVAHIWFLKSLPSRIGLMLDMTLKEIEAVLYFEAFMVVDPGLTPLEPWQLLSEEEYLDALDEHGDEFEAQMGAEAIKKMLQAIDLEAEAERLRTEMDNTNSETKQKKISKRLKLIESFLQSGNKPEWMILDVLPVLPPELRPLVPLDGGRFATSDLNDLYRRVINRNNRLKRLLDLMAPDIIVRNEKRMLQESVDSLLDNGRRGRAVTGTNKRQLKSLADMIKGKQGRFRQNLLGKRVDYSGRSVIVVGPTLRLHQCGLPKKMALELFKPFIFSKLQKRGMAPTIKAAKKMVEQGLPEVWDVLDEVIREHPVLLNRAPTLHRLGIQAFEPVLIEGKAINLHPLVCSAFNADFDGDQMAVHVPLSLEAQLEARTLMMSTNNLLSPANGDPIIVPSQDVVLGLYYITRERINDKGEGMAFSSWHEVQRALDSKEVNLHTKIKLRVTETVIDDEGTESVSTRMVDTTAGRALLCRILPQGLSFDLINLSLTKKNISAVLNSCYRLLGPKETVIFADQLMYAGFKWSTLAGLSFCSDDMLIPEAKTGIIERAEKQVEEIQNQFTQGLVTEGERYNKVVDIWSHTNELVTKSMMDQLQFENVVDKEGNEVQQTSFNSVYMMADSGARGSVAQMRQLGGMRGLMAKPDGSIIETPITANFREGLNVLQYFISTHGARKGLADTALKTANSGYLTRRLVDVAQDVVVTENDCGTEAGIRMAAHVEGGDIIESLKDRVLGRITNEDVITQSGDVLVEKGTLIDEKIATLIDENGVDHVNVRSPMTCETKFGICQQCYGRDLARGHLVNMGEAVGVMAAQSIGEPGTQLTMRTFHIGGTASGSAAQSQIEVKHTGSIKWENIKAIKNSDGQLIVTSRSGAVSVVDETGREQERYKINYGSTLTVEDGGSIESGAILAQWDPHTHPVITEVEGNIAFGNFEGTVEERVDELTGLTSYVVKDAKERMASAKETRPYITLVDAKGEQVCFAGTQTPAMYYLPENSVVVVQESAAVGSGDVLARIPQASSKNKDITGGLPRVADLFEARQPKEPAIMAEVTGVVGFGKETKGKQRLVITQDSGEQYETLIPKWRTVSVFEGERVERGDVVVDGNSNPHDILRLLGIEKLAEYIVDEVQDVYRLQGVKINDKHIETIVRQMLRKVEVKNAGDTGLIRGEQAEYANVLELNEKAREEGKVEASFERVLLGITKASLATESFISAASFQETTRVLTEAAVSGKRDTLVGLKENVIVGRLIPAGTGFAYHQARKAASEKSMAELQAFVNADTSADAEVSEEAVVENVEGSENLDA; this is encoded by the coding sequence ATGAAAGATTTACTTGGTTTTCTAAAAAAACAAAATGTGAGTAGCGACTTTGACGCTATTAAGGTTTCTCTTGCTTCGCCGGAAAAAATCCGTTCATGGTCTTATGGTGAAGTTAAAAAGCCAGAAACAATCAACTACCGTACGTTCAAGCCTGAGCGTGACGGTCTGTTCTGTGCGAAGATTTTCGGGCCTATCCGTGACTTCGAATGTTTGTGTGGTAAATACAAGCGTTTGAAGCACCGTGGTGTCATCTGTGAGAAATGTGGTGTTGAGGTAACTCAATCTAAAGTGCGTCGTGAGCGTATGGGTCACATCGACCTTGCCACTTCTGTAGCCCACATCTGGTTCTTGAAGTCATTGCCTTCACGTATCGGTTTGATGTTGGATATGACTTTAAAAGAAATCGAAGCGGTGCTTTACTTCGAAGCGTTCATGGTTGTTGATCCAGGTCTAACGCCGCTTGAGCCTTGGCAGTTGCTTTCTGAAGAAGAATACCTGGATGCACTAGATGAACATGGTGATGAATTCGAGGCGCAGATGGGTGCTGAAGCCATCAAGAAGATGCTACAGGCGATCGATCTTGAAGCGGAAGCGGAGCGTCTACGTACAGAGATGGATAACACCAACTCTGAAACTAAGCAGAAGAAGATTTCTAAGCGCTTGAAGCTAATCGAATCTTTCCTACAGTCGGGTAACAAACCAGAGTGGATGATTCTTGATGTGCTTCCGGTTCTTCCGCCTGAGCTACGCCCGCTGGTGCCGCTAGATGGTGGTCGTTTTGCGACTTCTGATTTGAACGATCTATATCGTCGTGTTATCAACCGTAACAACCGTCTGAAGCGTCTATTGGACCTAATGGCACCGGATATCATCGTACGTAACGAAAAGCGTATGTTGCAGGAGTCTGTCGATTCATTGCTAGATAACGGTCGTCGTGGTCGTGCCGTAACCGGTACCAACAAGCGTCAACTTAAATCTTTGGCTGATATGATCAAAGGTAAGCAGGGTCGTTTCCGTCAAAACTTGCTTGGTAAGCGTGTTGACTACTCTGGTCGTTCGGTAATCGTAGTTGGTCCTACATTGCGTCTACACCAGTGTGGTCTGCCGAAGAAAATGGCACTTGAGCTATTCAAGCCGTTTATCTTCTCTAAACTACAGAAGCGCGGCATGGCACCGACGATCAAAGCGGCCAAGAAAATGGTTGAGCAGGGGCTGCCGGAAGTATGGGATGTGTTGGATGAGGTTATCCGTGAGCATCCGGTACTGTTGAACCGTGCACCGACACTTCACCGTTTGGGTATCCAGGCGTTTGAGCCGGTGCTTATCGAAGGTAAGGCGATCAACTTGCATCCACTAGTATGTTCGGCGTTCAACGCCGACTTCGATGGTGACCAGATGGCGGTACACGTACCGCTATCTTTGGAAGCTCAGTTAGAAGCACGTACATTGATGATGTCGACTAACAACTTGCTGTCTCCTGCTAACGGTGACCCGATTATCGTACCTTCACAGGACGTTGTACTGGGTCTTTACTACATCACTCGTGAGCGTATCAACGACAAGGGTGAAGGTATGGCGTTTTCAAGCTGGCATGAAGTTCAGCGTGCGCTAGATTCAAAGGAAGTTAACCTGCATACTAAGATCAAGTTGCGTGTCACTGAAACCGTTATCGATGACGAAGGTACCGAAAGCGTTTCAACTCGTATGGTTGATACTACTGCCGGTCGTGCCTTGTTATGCCGTATCCTGCCGCAAGGTCTAAGTTTCGATTTGATCAACTTGAGCTTGACCAAGAAGAACATCAGTGCGGTATTAAACTCTTGTTACCGTCTATTAGGGCCTAAAGAGACCGTAATCTTTGCTGACCAGTTAATGTATGCCGGTTTCAAATGGTCGACTCTAGCCGGTCTGTCTTTCTGTTCGGACGATATGTTGATTCCAGAAGCGAAAACAGGAATCATCGAACGCGCAGAGAAGCAGGTTGAAGAGATTCAGAACCAGTTTACTCAAGGTTTGGTAACGGAAGGTGAGCGTTACAACAAGGTTGTTGATATCTGGTCGCACACTAACGAGTTGGTTACCAAGTCGATGATGGACCAGTTGCAGTTCGAAAACGTGGTTGACAAAGAAGGTAACGAAGTCCAGCAGACATCGTTTAACTCGGTTTACATGATGGCCGACTCTGGGGCGCGTGGTAGTGTGGCTCAGATGCGTCAGCTTGGTGGTATGCGTGGTCTGATGGCGAAGCCGGATGGTTCGATCATCGAAACACCGATCACCGCGAACTTCCGTGAAGGTCTAAACGTACTTCAGTACTTCATCTCGACTCACGGTGCTCGTAAAGGTCTTGCCGATACAGCGTTGAAGACAGCTAACTCAGGTTACTTGACTCGTCGTCTAGTAGACGTTGCTCAGGACGTGGTTGTAACTGAAAACGACTGTGGTACTGAAGCGGGTATCCGTATGGCGGCACACGTTGAAGGTGGTGATATCATTGAATCACTAAAAGATCGTGTACTAGGTCGTATTACCAATGAAGACGTAATCACTCAAAGTGGTGATGTGTTGGTTGAAAAAGGCACATTGATCGATGAGAAAATCGCTACTTTGATCGATGAGAACGGTGTTGACCACGTTAACGTACGTTCACCGATGACTTGTGAAACCAAATTCGGTATCTGTCAGCAGTGTTACGGGCGTGACTTGGCACGCGGTCACCTTGTTAATATGGGTGAGGCTGTCGGTGTTATGGCGGCACAGTCGATCGGTGAGCCGGGTACTCAGTTGACAATGCGTACCTTCCACATCGGTGGTACGGCTTCTGGTTCTGCGGCGCAGAGTCAGATCGAAGTTAAGCACACAGGTTCAATCAAGTGGGAAAACATCAAGGCGATCAAGAATTCTGATGGTCAATTGATTGTTACTTCTCGTTCTGGTGCGGTATCGGTTGTTGATGAGACAGGTCGTGAGCAAGAGCGTTATAAGATTAACTACGGTTCAACATTAACTGTTGAAGACGGTGGCTCTATTGAATCCGGTGCAATTCTGGCTCAGTGGGATCCGCATACTCACCCGGTTATCACCGAAGTTGAAGGTAATATCGCCTTCGGTAACTTCGAAGGAACTGTAGAAGAGCGTGTTGATGAGTTGACCGGTTTGACATCTTACGTTGTTAAGGATGCTAAAGAGCGCATGGCCTCTGCAAAAGAGACTCGCCCTTATATCACGCTAGTGGATGCGAAAGGTGAACAGGTTTGTTTCGCCGGTACGCAAACACCTGCTATGTACTACCTGCCTGAAAACTCGGTAGTGGTTGTACAAGAAAGTGCAGCGGTTGGTTCCGGTGACGTTCTTGCTCGTATCCCGCAAGCGTCTTCGAAGAACAAGGATATCACCGGGGGTCTACCTCGAGTTGCAGACTTGTTCGAAGCTCGTCAACCAAAAGAGCCGGCTATTATGGCTGAGGTAACAGGTGTTGTTGGTTTCGGTAAAGAGACCAAAGGTAAGCAGCGCCTGGTTATCACTCAGGATAGCGGTGAGCAGTATGAAACATTGATTCCTAAGTGGCGTACAGTCAGTGTGTTTGAAGGTGAGCGCGTTGAGCGTGGTGACGTCGTTGTTGACGGTAACTCAAACCCACATGATATCCTACGTCTTCTTGGTATCGAAAAACTTGCCGAATACATCGTTGATGAAGTTCAAGATGTATATCGTCTGCAGGGTGTAAAAATTAACGATAAGCACATCGAGACGATCGTTCGTCAGATGTTGCGTAAAGTTGAAGTCAAGAACGCTGGTGATACAGGTCTGATCCGTGGTGAACAGGCTGAGTATGCGAATGTTCTTGAACTGAATGAAAAAGCGCGCGAAGAAGGTAAAGTTGAAGCGTCGTTCGAACGTGTATTGCTTGGTATCACTAAAGCATCGTTGGCGACAGAATCATTTATCTCTGCGGCGTCGTTCCAGGAAACAACTCGTGTATTGACCGAAGCTGCGGTAAGCGGTAAACGTGATACATTGGTTGGTCTGAAAGAGAACGTTATCGTTGGTCGTCTGATTCCGGCTGGTACAGGTTTTGCCTATCACCAGGCGCGTAAGGCGGCAAGCGAAAAATCAATGGCTGAACTGCAGGCTTTTGTAAATGCTGATACATCAGCGGATGCGGAAGTGTCTGAAGAAGCGGTTGTTGAGAATGTTGAAGGATCTGAAAACTTAGACGCTTAA
- the rpoB gene encoding DNA-directed RNA polymerase subunit beta, with protein sequence MTYSLTEKKRVRKDFATRPSILEVPYLLSLQKGSFHDFLQLDKKPAERDFVGLHAAFSSVFPIEGVAGTADLEYVSYHMGQPEFDVKECKQRGVTYAAPLRVKMRLVIYDKDAPAGKRPVKDMKEQEVYLGDIPLMTDNGTFVINGTERVIVTQLHRSPGVIFDSDKGKSHSSGKLLFNARIIPYRGSWLDFEFDHNDCLFTRIDRRRKLPISVLLRAMGYSNEEILGSFLESNVVKFNKKGFELEINAEQLKGQNSPFDIEHDGKKIVEVGQKITARTVKQMDAAGIKTAKVSPEYLLGKILATGITDKTTGELVARTNDVLTVELLEKIVAIGKGELKILFIDELENGPYIPDTLNLDTTTSQLEAQIEIYRMMRPGEPPTKESSEALFQSLFFDDSRYDLSSVGRMKLNRRLGRKDNNGSLVLENQDVIDVVRELINIRNGLSTIDDIDTLGNRRIRAVGEMAENAFRVGLVRVERAVKERLNQAESDGLMPQDLINAKPVSAAIKEFFGSSQLSQFMDQVNPLSEVTHKRRVSALGPGGLTRERAGFEVRDVHPTHYGRVCPIETPEGPNIGLINTLAIYAKTNEYGFLETPYRKVVDGQVTEEVEYVSAIDEAQFVIAQASANVDKDGKFLDNLVSARHQNEFTLANTADIDYMDVSPKQIVSVAASLIPFLEHDDANRALMGANMQRQAVPTLRADKPLVGTGIEKTVAIDSGVTVVADRGGEVLSSDAARIVVRVNGDEIKEGESGVDIYNLVKYQRSNQNTCINQKPIVKAGDTVVRGDVLADGPSTDLGELALGQNMRIAFMPWNGYNFEDSILISERVVQEDRYTSIHIEELTCLARDTKLGPEEITADIPNVGESALARLDDCGIVHVGAEVKQGDILVGKVTPKGETQLTPEEKLLRAIFGEKASDVKDTSLRVTKGVEGTVIDVQVFTREGVQKDERALAIQEEELARVRKDIDEQYTILEADMMARIRTALNGKKLVDGTKVDDAYLDGVDEAKWFSLNVDDADMVTFLEQSEAYLKDSRKKFNEMFEEKRKKLTQGDDLAPGVSKMVKVYVAIKRRIQPGDKMAGRHGNKGVISRICPVEDMPYDETGRPVDICLNPLGVPSRMNVGQILEVHLGLAAEGLGTKINAMLQQQADIAEFRSFLDKIYNDTQGQKVDFASFSDDEIIELANNLKRGVPLASPVFDGVNEDQIKALLRLADLPESGQMTLFDGLTGEKFDRPVTVGYMYYLKLNHLVDDKMHARSTGPYSLVTQQPLGGKAQFGGQRFGEMEVWALEAYGAAFTLQEMLTVKSDDLNGRTRMYKNIVDGNEYMEPGMPESFSVLRKEIRALGIDIELEQD encoded by the coding sequence ATGACTTATTCTTTGACTGAAAAGAAACGAGTTCGTAAAGATTTCGCAACTCGCCCATCAATTCTAGAAGTACCTTACCTACTTTCTTTGCAGAAAGGTTCTTTCCACGACTTTCTACAATTGGATAAAAAGCCAGCCGAGCGCGACTTCGTCGGTTTGCATGCCGCTTTTAGTTCTGTATTTCCAATCGAAGGTGTTGCCGGCACTGCCGACCTAGAATATGTGAGTTATCACATGGGTCAACCTGAGTTTGACGTAAAAGAGTGTAAGCAGCGTGGTGTGACTTACGCGGCACCTCTACGTGTGAAAATGCGTTTGGTTATCTATGATAAAGATGCGCCTGCTGGTAAGCGTCCGGTTAAGGACATGAAGGAGCAGGAAGTTTATTTGGGTGATATCCCGTTAATGACGGATAACGGGACTTTCGTTATCAACGGTACTGAGCGTGTAATTGTGACTCAGTTGCACCGTTCACCGGGTGTAATCTTCGATAGCGACAAAGGTAAGTCTCACTCTTCAGGTAAGTTGTTGTTTAATGCGCGTATCATTCCTTACCGTGGTTCTTGGTTGGACTTTGAGTTTGATCACAATGATTGCTTGTTCACTCGTATTGACCGCCGCCGTAAATTACCTATTTCAGTATTGTTACGTGCTATGGGTTACTCAAACGAAGAAATTCTGGGAAGCTTCCTGGAGTCTAACGTTGTTAAGTTCAATAAAAAAGGTTTTGAGCTTGAGATCAACGCCGAGCAGTTGAAAGGCCAGAACTCTCCGTTCGATATTGAACATGACGGCAAGAAGATCGTTGAAGTTGGTCAGAAGATCACTGCACGTACCGTTAAGCAGATGGATGCTGCCGGTATCAAGACCGCTAAGGTTTCTCCTGAATATTTACTGGGTAAAATCCTGGCGACAGGTATTACAGATAAGACAACTGGTGAATTGGTTGCTCGTACCAACGATGTATTGACTGTCGAGCTATTGGAAAAAATCGTCGCTATCGGTAAGGGTGAACTTAAGATCCTATTTATCGATGAGCTGGAAAACGGACCATATATCCCAGATACATTGAATCTGGATACAACCACTTCCCAGTTGGAAGCACAGATTGAAATTTATCGCATGATGCGTCCTGGTGAGCCACCAACGAAGGAATCTTCGGAAGCGTTGTTCCAGAGCCTATTCTTTGATGATTCACGTTATGACCTGTCTTCTGTTGGTCGTATGAAGCTGAACCGTCGTTTAGGTCGCAAAGACAATAACGGTAGTCTGGTACTAGAAAACCAGGATGTTATCGATGTGGTTCGTGAACTGATCAATATCCGTAACGGTTTAAGCACTATCGATGATATCGATACCTTAGGTAACCGTCGTATCCGTGCGGTTGGTGAAATGGCTGAGAACGCATTCCGTGTTGGTTTGGTTCGTGTTGAGCGCGCGGTGAAAGAGCGTCTGAACCAGGCTGAATCTGATGGCCTGATGCCTCAGGACCTAATCAATGCTAAGCCCGTTTCTGCGGCAATCAAAGAGTTCTTCGGATCGTCTCAGTTGTCACAGTTCATGGATCAGGTTAACCCGCTTTCGGAAGTCACACACAAGCGTCGTGTTTCGGCTCTTGGGCCAGGTGGTTTGACACGTGAGCGTGCCGGTTTTGAGGTACGTGACGTACACCCAACTCACTACGGTCGTGTATGTCCTATCGAAACACCTGAAGGACCAAACATCGGTTTGATCAATACGCTAGCGATCTACGCTAAGACAAACGAATATGGTTTCCTGGAAACACCATATCGTAAGGTTGTCGATGGTCAGGTAACAGAAGAAGTTGAATATGTTTCTGCGATCGACGAAGCACAATTCGTTATCGCGCAGGCGAGTGCGAATGTTGATAAGGACGGTAAGTTCTTAGACAACTTGGTTTCAGCTCGTCACCAAAATGAGTTTACCCTAGCAAATACCGCTGATATCGACTATATGGATGTATCTCCTAAGCAGATCGTATCGGTTGCGGCATCGCTTATCCCGTTCCTAGAACACGATGATGCCAACCGTGCCTTGATGGGTGCGAACATGCAGCGTCAGGCGGTTCCTACATTACGTGCCGATAAGCCTTTAGTAGGAACAGGTATCGAGAAGACGGTTGCAATCGACTCTGGCGTCACGGTGGTTGCAGACCGTGGCGGTGAAGTGCTTTCATCTGACGCCGCTCGTATCGTGGTTCGTGTCAATGGCGATGAGATCAAAGAGGGTGAATCTGGTGTAGATATCTACAACCTGGTCAAGTACCAGCGTTCTAACCAAAACACTTGTATCAACCAGAAGCCTATCGTTAAGGCGGGTGATACAGTAGTTCGTGGTGACGTTCTTGCTGACGGTCCTTCTACAGACCTTGGTGAATTGGCGCTTGGTCAGAACATGCGAATCGCGTTCATGCCTTGGAATGGTTATAACTTCGAAGACTCGATTTTGATCTCTGAGCGTGTCGTTCAAGAAGACCGTTATACTTCGATTCACATCGAAGAACTAACATGTTTGGCTCGTGATACAAAGCTTGGGCCAGAAGAAATTACAGCGGATATTCCTAACGTTGGTGAATCAGCACTGGCACGTCTGGATGACTGCGGTATCGTTCACGTAGGGGCTGAAGTCAAGCAGGGCGATATTCTTGTAGGTAAGGTAACGCCTAAGGGTGAAACTCAGCTGACGCCTGAAGAAAAACTGCTGCGCGCTATTTTCGGTGAAAAAGCATCCGATGTTAAAGATACATCATTGCGTGTAACCAAAGGTGTTGAAGGGACGGTGATCGACGTTCAGGTATTCACTCGTGAAGGCGTTCAGAAAGATGAACGCGCGCTAGCGATTCAGGAAGAGGAATTGGCTCGCGTCCGTAAGGATATCGACGAACAGTACACCATTCTTGAAGCCGATATGATGGCTCGTATCCGTACTGCATTGAACGGTAAGAAACTGGTTGACGGTACTAAGGTTGATGATGCATACCTAGATGGTGTTGATGAAGCCAAGTGGTTCTCATTAAATGTTGATGATGCCGATATGGTGACATTCCTGGAGCAGTCCGAAGCCTATCTAAAAGATAGCCGTAAGAAATTCAACGAAATGTTTGAAGAGAAGCGTAAGAAGCTTACTCAAGGTGACGATTTGGCACCGGGTGTTTCGAAGATGGTTAAGGTTTACGTTGCTATTAAGCGTCGTATCCAGCCTGGTGATAAGATGGCGGGTCGTCACGGTAACAAGGGTGTTATCTCACGTATCTGTCCAGTAGAAGATATGCCTTACGATGAAACAGGTCGTCCGGTTGATATCTGCTTGAACCCTCTAGGTGTACCGTCACGTATGAACGTTGGTCAGATCCTTGAAGTTCACTTAGGTTTAGCCGCTGAAGGTCTGGGTACTAAGATCAATGCAATGCTTCAGCAGCAAGCGGACATTGCCGAGTTCCGTAGCTTCCTAGATAAGATCTACAACGATACGCAAGGTCAGAAAGTTGATTTCGCGAGTTTCTCGGATGACGAAATTATTGAATTGGCGAATAACCTGAAACGTGGTGTTCCATTAGCGTCACCGGTATTTGACGGTGTTAACGAAGATCAGATCAAGGCGTTGTTACGTTTGGCAGATCTTCCTGAGTCAGGTCAGATGACGTTGTTTGATGGTCTGACCGGTGAGAAGTTCGATCGTCCTGTAACCGTTGGCTACATGTACTACTTGAAGCTTAACCACTTGGTTGACGATAAGATGCACGCTCGTTCAACAGGTCCTTACTCGCTGGTTACTCAGCAGCCGTTGGGTGGTAAGGCCCAGTTCGGTGGTCAGCGTTTCGGTGAAATGGAGGTGTGGGCACTTGAAGCATACGGTGCTGCCTTTACCCTGCAGGAAATGCTAACGGTTAAGTCCGATGACTTGAACGGTCGTACAAGAATGTATAAGAACATTGTTGACGGTAATGAATATATGGAACCTGGTATGCCAGAATCATTCAGCGTATTACGCAAAGAAATTCGTGCATTAGGTATTGATATCGAGTTGGAGCAAGATTAA
- the rplJ gene encoding 50S ribosomal protein L10, whose protein sequence is MALNIEDKKLVVEEVSAIASEAGSIVAAEYRGLTVEQMTTLRANAREAGVQIRVVKNSLARRAVAGTKFEDMADTFTGPLVYAFAGEELGTAARVFKDFAKSNDKLIVKSLSIGEGVMDASQLAAVAALPTYDEAVAKLLFVMKEPVAKLARALTAIKEQKEAEAA, encoded by the coding sequence ATGGCACTCAATATCGAAGATAAAAAGCTGGTCGTTGAAGAAGTTTCTGCTATTGCATCAGAAGCTGGTTCAATCGTAGCTGCTGAATATCGTGGGTTGACTGTAGAGCAAATGACCACATTACGTGCTAACGCTCGTGAAGCGGGTGTGCAGATTCGAGTTGTTAAAAACTCTCTTGCACGTCGTGCTGTAGCTGGTACTAAATTTGAAGACATGGCTGACACTTTTACAGGTCCGCTTGTTTATGCATTCGCTGGCGAAGAGCTAGGAACTGCTGCGCGTGTTTTCAAAGACTTCGCGAAAAGCAATGACAAACTAATCGTTAAGTCATTGTCTATCGGTGAAGGTGTAATGGACGCTAGCCAGTTGGCTGCCGTTGCTGCTCTACCTACATACGATGAAGCTGTTGCGAAACTTCTATTTGTTATGAAAGAGCCTGTTGCGAAACTTGCTCGCGCACTTACTGCGATCAAAGAACAAAAAGAAGCGGAAGCCGCTTAA
- the rplK gene encoding 50S ribosomal protein L11, producing the protein MAKKIEAYIKLQVPAGNANPSPPVGPALGQHGVNIMEFCKAFNAQTQSLEKGMPVPVVISVYSDRSFTFITKTPPASILLKKAAGIKSGSGVPNVNKVGTVTRAQLEEIANTKMADLNANDLDAAVKIIAGSARSMGLVVEG; encoded by the coding sequence ATGGCTAAGAAGATTGAAGCCTATATCAAGTTGCAGGTTCCTGCGGGAAATGCAAACCCTAGTCCACCAGTTGGTCCTGCTCTAGGTCAGCACGGTGTTAACATTATGGAATTCTGTAAAGCGTTCAACGCACAGACTCAGAGCCTTGAAAAAGGTATGCCAGTTCCTGTTGTTATCTCTGTATACAGCGACCGTAGCTTTACATTCATCACTAAGACTCCTCCAGCGTCAATTCTTTTGAAGAAAGCGGCTGGCATCAAGTCTGGTTCTGGTGTTCCAAACGTAAACAAAGTTGGTACAGTGACACGCGCTCAGCTTGAAGAGATCGCTAACACTAAAATGGCTGATTTGAATGCAAACGATTTGGATGCTGCAGTTAAGATCATTGCGGGTTCTGCTCGTTCAATGGGTCTAGTGGTAGAGGGTTAA
- the rpsL gene encoding 30S ribosomal protein S12 — MATINQLVRKPRKDKRKVSNVAALEACPQRRGVCTRVYTTTPKKPNSALRKVARVRLTNGYEVASYIGGEGHNLQEHSVILIRGGRVKDLPGVRYHTVRGALDCAGVSDRKQGRSKYGAKRPKG, encoded by the coding sequence ATGGCTACTATTAACCAGTTGGTGCGTAAGCCGCGTAAGGATAAGCGTAAAGTTTCAAACGTTGCAGCTCTTGAGGCATGTCCTCAGCGTCGTGGTGTTTGTACGCGTGTTTATACAACAACCCCTAAGAAGCCAAACTCTGCTCTGCGTAAAGTTGCGCGTGTACGTTTAACGAATGGTTATGAAGTCGCTTCCTACATTGGTGGTGAAGGTCATAACTTGCAGGAGCACTCGGTAATTCTAATCCGTGGTGGTCGTGTTAAAGATTTACCTGGTGTGCGATATCACACAGTTCGTGGTGCATTGGATTGTGCCGGCGTATCTGATCGTAAGCAAGGTCGTTCTAAGTACGGTGCTAAGCGTCCTAAGGGTTAA